The sequence CCTTCTTTTTAtggtttttctcctgttttgaaTCTGATTCCTACATGCTTGTTCCAGATGGTGAGCTTTTAAAGACCTGCATTattaacttctctttttttcttccttttttaaaagccacttAGTGGGATCTATCTGAATAACACAGAATCAGGAATATACTACTGCGTGTGCTGCAATGCCCCACTATTCAGGTAACATCCTTTACATTTCACGGTGTCCTTAAAATGCCGCAACTGCGTCAGGAGGGGCGGCGTCTTTTCACGAGAGGAATGGAAAGCTTAGTTGGGTCAGAATGCTGTGTATAAGATTTCCAGGATTCCTGTGGTGATACAGGTACACAGTGTGCCCTTTTCTTGAGCGAATAAGGGTCTCCAGTGGCCAGCAGACAGTAGTTGCTACCTTAGGGTCTGTCTTTTTCTCCTGCCACACACAGTCTCCTTTTTGGTTGATAATAATTCTCCATTTAAGAGATCCCTAAGCCACAAGTTGCCACGAAATACGTGTGTTTATGTGTGAGCATCACTGTATGTTCACTCTGTTCTTGTGTTCTTCCATAGTCATCTATAGGCCAGAGAGACCTTTGGTCTGCCTTAGTCTGCTGTTATGTTCTTCCTGCTGGTCCCTCGTACCAGAGCTGAGACCTCTTCttcacccccacccccttcttGTTCCCGAAATTAAATTCCactatttttgcctttttggttACATCTACTTTTTAAAACCTGGCTACAAATGCCTGCGCTATTAACCTCTGTGCTCTTTACAATACTATATATTTTGCAACTTCATTAAAGTCTAAGTAAAAGGAAATAGAGTGCCTCGGAGTAGGATGTGCGGAGGGTGTTCTGTTCTCTGTAACTGAACCAGAAAAGACAGTTGCTCATATTTTTGATCTAGAAAATAGCCTTTATATATTCCCAACTGCGAGTTCAATGGAATACGACTGACATGCCCATTTTTATGAAGACTTTAAAGGATGCATCTCACATCAGAACTTCAGATGGGAAGCTGAGGAACAAGAGATCTGGATAgtaagaagggggaaaaaaatgtaacagcTGTGTCAAAAACACCTAAGCTAAACAATTAAATGGTAAAATTGGATGCTGATAATTGTGAACTGTTAGCTTTCCTTTGGCCAAGTACAGAAAACTATTGTTATGCAAACAAACATTTGcttaaatatatcttttttctgTAGAGGTTTGCTAGTAaacacttttaaataaatttatttcagaagccTATGCAGCATTGCAGAATATTCCAAAGACAAATACAAAATCTAAAAGTACCTCTGGAAAATTCAGATAAATtagagaaattttaaattactaaGCTGTGGAAGAGCTCCTTCAATTCCTTCAAATGTTCCTTCAATTTAGGGGTCCTTTATATTAGACGATAGATATTGACAGGGCAACATGAAGAGAGATGAGCACTGGAGGGAATTGCTTCTGCTGCTAAACTAATAACAAAACAACAATATAACCAgtcatgctgctttttgcaGTATCCAGCTCTCAGAGAATATAGGTACTTTTgtttaaagcataaaataatGCTGAGCCTTACAGACTGATACAgggaaattaataataataataataataataataataataataataataataccttacagaaaaaaccttttaagaaaattgaaaattattaaatgtgCAAAATagtctgaaaatactttttctatgAATGCATTATGTTGTGGAGGACACTAAcaatgagggggaaaaatagtATTTGATAAAAGATTCATTCATCATGTTTATTTCCTAGTGCATTAAAaatgtcctttctttttcaaatgcattagATCATTAGCTGCCGGTAAACGTGAAgcatttcctcctttctttcaaagtatacatgtatgtatacatttatACCAGAATTTATTACCTTCTGCTACCAAATGTTCATTTGAAAGAGTTGAAAATACATGGAACAAACCCCTAACCTTTACAGATAGCAAATTGTGGTGCTTTAATGAAATCTCAAACCTTCAGCAAACCATAAACCTACAGCTGAGATTCATACAGCAAAAAGCACTTTTTAGAATTATCTGGATTCCATCCAGGATGACTGAAATAGGGATCAAAGTAAATGACATGTGCTGGAGGAATGGTGTGTCGAAGGCTAATCTAATGCATATGTTTAGGGAAAGTCCATTTATCCATAAATTAAGTGGTGAAATACTTCAAAGGACAAATATGATCTTGAACAGCAATATTTTTGGGTACTAAAATGTTTCTATTAGGGAATCTAAGTGATATTACTGTTAGTAAAACCACACAGAGACCATTTCTGTTGAAAGCTAGTTTAACAGCTCAAAAGATTGATCCTTTAGCAGTGGAAAACATCTACAATAAACTTAAGTATTGTGAGTGGCATGTAAGGGACAGAGTCAGTCAGGGTCAGATGCAAAACCCACGCAGCATTAAAGACCTTCCTTGACTCTACAGGGTTTCAGAGAGGACCCTCCTATCTATGTATGAATAAGCAGAAGGATCCTTGTGTCGAAAAAATGAAGAGTTCtgattgaaatattttgacaatgaaaaagaaacagcacagGTATATGTCAGGGAAACTCGGAAGTCACATACGGACATTTGTGTCCCCCCAGGTTACTCTTGGGGACTCTGGCTGATAGGCACAGCGCTCGTGTGGTTTTGtagcagggaaggcagggagcCCTCTTTGGCTGGAAAGAAATAGGCCTGGAGCCCAAAATACCTTTTCATACAAACACAGTGTCTGCAAACTGCATTTGCTTTGGTGCAGCCTGCTTCAGTGCTGTGTCCTATTTCTCCCCGGTTTTATGAAGTAGGAGAGCATTTCTCATGGATCTTTGCAGTCTGATGTAAAGGACTGAGCAACACCCCGCACAAAAACTAGCCTTTGGTCATTATGTGTTTGCAAATCCTTTTATTTCCACAGTTGCATTGCTCAAAGACAGCCCTGTACAGTTAATTATAAAACGCATGCTGAAGCAAGCACTGTTCtttgggttggattttttttaagctttttgcCCAGCTTGTTTGTCTTGTCTTCCTAAAAGGCACTGCAAGtaagattttcagatttttcttcactgcattAATATCCCACCAAAATATATGTGATATATACtagatattttgctttaaattctgTATGGACAATCCCCTTGAtcacagaaaagctgctgctggtgttgGTGTCTCCATCCACCACTAGATGCCAGTAAGAGCATTGGGTTTGTGAAACTGGGATAAACCATGGGAAATCGGGAGGAAACGCTTGTGGTGGGTGTCCAGACCACTTATCCTAGTAGTATGTGAGTCCGTCTTCGTTTCTCGCTCGCACTAGGTCAGTCTTCGCTAGGAGAAAGTACTTATTGCTATCAAAGCTTGGACAACTTTAAACAGGAGGGATTATCTCATTTCTGTATGCTAAatcccaaaaatattttctgatattttccaATATGCTCTAGGTTTTAATATGCAACTAAACAGGGTTGGTAATCCTGGATGTTAACAGGAGGCACCCACAAGTTGACAGTCTGTAGTACTGTTTCTGATGGCTGCGATTATCTCTtgggaaaagcagatttttgtgCTGTGAGGATTTGTCATCGGTTGATTGATGGTTTGAGCAAGGCTCTATTTGATGTTCCAAATGTGTTTGATGGATGACTGCAAGCCGAAGCCATCATCGGACGTGAGCCTGGTCCAGTGGGCCAAACTATTTTCCATACTTGGTTTCTTCTTGTAAGCTCTCTTCTCTGAGATTGTGCTGTATGGGGCCAGGCTTCAAAGTGCAACTTTGCAGGTGTAATTCAGCTAAACAATGAGCTCAGTTGTTGGGAAAACCTTTATTCAAGCTTTATAAAATGCCAACCTGTCAGTGAAGTAGAACCGGTGAGGCAAAAGCTCCTGTTGTGGGCTGTCTGAGAATTCCCTTTGGAAAAGAGCTTCCAGCacagtttgatgccagtgagAAAACTTCTACTGTGCCAAGTATTATTAATAGTAGTACAAGACagggatgaggaaaaaaagccaatgtTCTTATTAAAAGCAGACTTTTTTGTAACATCCCTGTTATTAATTAACAAGAAAATCTGGTTTCCACTATAGCTCAGAAAAGAAGTACAGTTCTGGGACTGGATGGCTGCTGTTTTCTGAGGCTTACAGTAGTTGTGGCAGAGATGAAAGTAATACCAATATCATGAGATAACTCATTGGGATCAACTAGAACTGAAGTGGTCTGCAAACAGGTATGTTTATTTTGGAGGTGATACCCAAAGACCCAAATCTTAATGAGTAAGTTTTCTTTGTGCCCATGAATGAATCTACCTAAATACCGCAGTGAGAATTACGGTATCACTGGAACCATCCTGTCTCCTTTCTTGGTATGAAACACATGAGTAGAGTTCGAAGTATCAAATACGGGCAGTCCGTTTGGGGTGAAGAAAATGATGTGACTGGGAAGAGTAGTTGTGTAAGTATAGCCAAGGGCTGGAGTTTAGGCAGAAATTTGTTCAGATGACCTGAGGTGAACTGCAGGATGTAAAAACAGACAGTAGAAGGGACTTCTAGAAGGGGGATTTAGTCCATGCATTTGCCCCATTACTGGGGCAGTTCTTCCTAATTCAGTCCTGTTAAATATTTGCTGAAGCTGTTCTTAAAATATGCAgtgatggagactccacagccttaCTAGGTAATAGAGAGTGTTTCTGTCCTTacacctttgcctttccacagCCCATGATCCATCCTTATTTTGGGACCTGCTGTAATGCCCAGGTCCTTTTCTAACAAACTGCCACTTCTAGCCTTTTCTTCCCAACCCTATATGTGCTgtttattcatagaatcatagaatggtttgggttggaaaggaccttaaagatcatctagttccaacccccccccgccatgggcagggacaccctccactagaccaggttgcccaaagccccatccaacctggccttgaacacttccagggatggggcatccacagcttctctgggcaacctgttccagtgcctcaccaccctcagagtgaagaatttttcccttgtatctaatctaaaACTCCCCTCCTTCAGCGTAAGGcccttaccccttgtcctatcactacatacccttgcaaacagtccctttcctgtaggcctccttcaggtactggaaaaattacttttgttaaGGTATAAAAGTATGCAATGGAGTTTAATGAATTGCATcttaggtttggtttttggtttggaggggggggaggtTTGTGTCTGTTTTTCCAAACTGTTAAGATTGTTAATACTGTCCTCCAGTGTCTTTGCAGCCCCTTCTAGCAGGACTAGGAGGTATCTGCAAAGATAACAAGCATTTGCTGCAGTCCATTATCATGGCAGAGTTCATGTTTGCAGTAATATCCAGCAATCACCTTTCAAGAACTGCAGCTGAAGACAACCTTCCAGTTTTCTAATGAGCCACTGATAGGTACTCTGAGTCTAATTTTTTCCCATCAGTAATTTTGAGGGGGGAAATCCTGTTGACTCATGAGAAGGACCTACAGTGACTGCCTCAATTAACTTGAAATTTTCATTATATATCGAGATGTCTAGATCCTCCCATTTATTTCCTATACTTTCTGGCATTAGTACCTTTTGACTTCTTCTGGGATCTGCTTGTTAGGGGGCATATACTCGCCCACTGGACAGAGGCAATTACTCCAGGTTGTTTTTCTAGTGTCTCCCCAAGACTCTTCCACCCACACAACTCAACAGTCAATTCATGATACAAGTTTCTTAATTCAGGATAGCACAGTAGGTACCAGCATAACGTTGGTCCATAATTGCAATGGTAATAACGGTACATCATTTCTGTTGCAGTGTGACGCCCATCTAGGCCATGTGTTTGATAATGGTCCCACACCTTCTGGGCAGAGGTTCTGTATCAACAGTGTTTCATTAAACTTCAAACCAGGCTCTGGTCAGTGAGAAGTGGATCTATATGGCTTCCAAAACACTCTTTCACTGCTTGTACAACAGGCTTGTGAAAAACTCTCACACTTTTAATTTGGAACTCGAATTTTAGTACTTAGGCTATTGCCCCTTTGCTTTCCAGCTATTATTAGTGTtgataaaatacatatttttgtggTAATTCTTTGGCAGTCTGCCTTTTCATGGTTAGGGTGATGTGGG comes from Grus americana isolate bGruAme1 chromosome 2, bGruAme1.mat, whole genome shotgun sequence and encodes:
- the MSRB2 gene encoding LOW QUALITY PROTEIN: methionine-R-sulfoxide reductase B2, mitochondrial (The sequence of the model RefSeq protein was modified relative to this genomic sequence to represent the inferred CDS: inserted 3 bases in 2 codons) translates to MGSLTKQAEATVATDWXKKLTPEQFYALREKGTEPPLSGIYLNNTESGIYYCVCCNAPLFSSEKKYSSGTGWLLFSEAYSSCGRDESNTNIMXDNSLGSTRTEVVCKQCDAHLGHVFDNGPTPSGQRFCINSVSLNFKPGSGQ